A DNA window from Streptomyces sp. B21-083 contains the following coding sequences:
- a CDS encoding HAMP domain-containing sensor histidine kinase: MALRRAGLASLRTTFAVSFAAVAAGVTVLVGFLSYDAAARLVRVDQQSAFAEVVQDLQDEVRHNRMTPQDFSSSEPGHDIVRPSRTDVQVLGPVGEVVDGGSPALPVTAADRRIAVSPLAGLAVQHKDVDVGHDVYRIATVSLGGERGDGRGAVQVAQEFSDTEDLLRELQQRTILLVVAVVVAAGLFGWWLARRITHRLRILASAAEDVARTRRLGIQVPVTGSDEVGRLGRSFDRMLGRLARSEEDQRRLVQDAGHELRTPLTSLRTNISLLRRIDELPPATREDLVDDLALEARELTDLVNELVDLAAGQSDTEPKQRIDLADIADEVAVVARRRTGREVVVRVSGETTADARPAALQRAMSNLVENAAKFDRGGTTPIEIAVTGPERARQGAIRVEVLDRGPGIAEGDLVRLFDRFYRAADARSLPGSGLGLSIVREVAIAHGGAPFANRRDGGGAVIGFTVGGQG; encoded by the coding sequence GTGGCCCTGCGGAGGGCGGGACTGGCCTCGTTGCGGACCACCTTCGCCGTGTCGTTCGCCGCGGTCGCCGCCGGGGTGACCGTGCTGGTCGGTTTCCTGTCGTACGACGCCGCCGCGCGGCTGGTCCGGGTGGACCAGCAGTCCGCCTTCGCGGAGGTCGTGCAGGACCTCCAGGACGAGGTGCGGCACAACAGGATGACGCCGCAGGACTTCTCGTCGTCCGAGCCGGGGCACGACATCGTGCGGCCCAGTCGTACGGATGTGCAGGTGCTCGGGCCGGTGGGCGAGGTGGTCGACGGCGGCAGTCCGGCGCTGCCCGTCACCGCGGCGGACCGTCGCATCGCCGTGTCCCCGCTCGCCGGGCTCGCCGTGCAGCACAAGGACGTCGACGTCGGCCATGACGTCTACCGCATCGCGACCGTCTCCCTGGGCGGCGAGCGGGGCGACGGGCGGGGCGCGGTGCAGGTCGCGCAGGAGTTCAGCGACACGGAGGACCTGCTGCGGGAGCTTCAGCAGCGGACGATCCTGCTGGTGGTCGCGGTCGTCGTCGCGGCCGGGTTGTTCGGGTGGTGGCTGGCCCGGCGGATCACCCACCGGCTGCGTATCCTCGCGTCCGCCGCCGAGGACGTCGCCCGGACCCGCCGGCTCGGCATCCAGGTGCCGGTGACCGGGTCCGACGAGGTGGGACGCCTCGGGCGCTCCTTCGACCGCATGCTGGGCCGGCTCGCCCGGTCGGAGGAGGACCAGCGGCGACTGGTCCAGGACGCGGGGCACGAGCTGCGGACGCCGCTCACCTCCCTCCGTACGAACATCTCGTTGCTGCGCCGCATCGACGAACTGCCGCCCGCGACCCGGGAGGACCTGGTCGACGACCTCGCTCTTGAGGCGCGTGAACTCACCGATCTGGTCAACGAGTTGGTGGATCTGGCGGCCGGGCAGTCGGACACCGAGCCCAAGCAGCGGATCGACCTCGCCGACATCGCGGACGAGGTCGCGGTGGTGGCCCGGCGGCGTACCGGGCGCGAGGTCGTCGTACGGGTGAGCGGCGAGACGACCGCCGACGCCCGTCCCGCCGCGCTCCAGCGCGCGATGTCCAACCTCGTCGAGAACGCCGCCAAGTTCGACCGGGGCGGCACGACGCCGATCGAGATCGCGGTCACCGGCCCGGAGCGGGCACGGCAGGGTGCGATCCGGGTCGAGGTGCTCGACCGGGGGCCCGGAATCGCCGAGGGCGATCTTGTGCGCCTGTTCGACCGGTTCTACCGTGCCGCCGACGCCCGTAGCCTGCCCGGCTCGGGGCTGGGCCTCTCCATCGTCCGCGAGGTGGCGATCGCGCACGGCGGGGCGCCCTTCGCGAACCGGCGGGACGGGGGCGGGGCGGTCATCGGGTTCACGGTGGGCGGGCAGGGATGA
- a CDS encoding FMN reductase — protein MKLVVVSAGLSVPSSTRLLADRLAAAVDRKADADVDIQVVELRELAVEIAHHFTNGFPGRKLADALDAATRADGLVVVTPVFSASYSGLFKSFFDVLEKDALAGKPVLVAATGGSARHSLVLEHAMRPLFAYLRAVVVPTAVYAASEDWGAEGLPERIERAAGELAALMAGLSARLPAPRPGSEGFESDSFVSDGFEVVPFEQQLNALRP, from the coding sequence ATGAAGCTCGTCGTCGTGTCGGCGGGGCTGAGTGTGCCGTCGTCCACCCGGCTGCTGGCCGACCGGCTGGCCGCCGCGGTGGACCGGAAGGCGGACGCGGACGTCGACATCCAGGTCGTGGAGCTGCGCGAGCTGGCCGTGGAGATCGCGCACCACTTCACCAACGGCTTCCCGGGCCGGAAACTGGCGGACGCGCTCGACGCGGCGACGCGCGCGGACGGGCTGGTCGTCGTCACACCGGTGTTCTCGGCCTCGTACAGCGGACTGTTCAAGTCGTTCTTCGACGTGCTGGAGAAGGACGCGCTGGCGGGGAAGCCGGTGCTGGTCGCCGCGACCGGTGGCTCGGCCCGGCACTCGCTGGTCCTGGAGCACGCGATGCGGCCGTTGTTCGCGTATCTGCGGGCCGTGGTGGTGCCGACGGCGGTGTACGCGGCCTCGGAGGACTGGGGTGCGGAGGGGTTGCCGGAGCGGATCGAGCGGGCCGCCGGGGAGCTGGCGGCCCTGATGGCGGGGCTCTCGGCGCGGCTGCCGGCTCCGAGGCCCGGGTCGGAGGGGTTCGAGTCGGACAGCTTCGTGTCGGACGGGTTCGAGGTCGTCCCGTTCGAGCAGCAGCTGAACGCGCTGCGGCCGTGA
- a CDS encoding LLM class flavin-dependent oxidoreductase — MQFGIFSVGDVTPDPTTGRTPTERERIKAMVAIALKAEEVGLDVFATGEHHNPPFVPSSPTTMLGYIAARTEKLVLSTSTTLITTNDPVKIAEDFAMLQHLADGRVDLMMGRGNTGPVYPWFGQDIREGINLAVENYALLRRLWREDVVNWEGKFRTPLQGFTSTPRPLDDVPPFVWHGSIRSPEIAEQAAYYGDGFFHNNIFWPADHTKRMIDLYRARYAHYGHGTAEQAIVGLGGHVFMRKNSQDAVREFRPYFNEAPVYGHGPSLEDFADQTPLTVGSPQQVIEKTLAFREYAGDYQRQLFLVDHAGLPLKTVLDQLDMLGEEVVPVLRAEFAKGRAADVPDAPTHASLLAAAQDASKQEAEKETVV; from the coding sequence ATGCAGTTCGGGATCTTCAGCGTCGGCGATGTCACACCGGATCCGACCACGGGGCGTACGCCGACCGAACGTGAGCGCATCAAGGCCATGGTCGCCATCGCGCTCAAGGCCGAGGAGGTGGGCCTCGACGTCTTCGCGACCGGTGAGCACCACAACCCGCCGTTCGTGCCGTCGTCCCCGACCACGATGCTCGGCTACATAGCCGCGCGGACGGAGAAGCTGGTCCTCTCCACCTCCACCACCCTCATCACCACCAACGACCCGGTGAAGATCGCGGAGGACTTCGCGATGCTCCAGCACCTGGCCGACGGACGCGTGGACCTGATGATGGGGCGCGGCAACACCGGCCCGGTGTACCCGTGGTTCGGGCAGGACATCAGGGAGGGCATCAACCTCGCCGTCGAGAACTACGCCCTGCTGCGCCGGCTGTGGCGCGAGGACGTCGTCAACTGGGAGGGCAAGTTCCGGACACCGTTGCAGGGGTTCACGTCGACGCCCCGGCCCCTGGACGACGTACCGCCGTTCGTCTGGCACGGGTCCATCCGGTCACCCGAGATCGCCGAGCAGGCGGCCTACTACGGCGACGGTTTCTTCCATAACAACATCTTCTGGCCGGCCGACCACACCAAGCGGATGATCGACCTGTACCGGGCCCGGTACGCCCACTACGGGCACGGGACCGCCGAGCAGGCCATCGTGGGACTGGGCGGCCATGTGTTCATGCGGAAGAACTCGCAGGACGCGGTACGCGAGTTCCGGCCGTACTTCAACGAGGCGCCGGTGTACGGACACGGACCCTCGCTGGAGGACTTCGCCGACCAGACCCCGCTGACCGTCGGGTCGCCGCAGCAGGTCATCGAGAAGACGCTGGCCTTCCGGGAGTACGCCGGTGACTACCAGCGCCAGTTGTTCCTGGTCGACCACGCGGGGCTGCCGCTGAAGACGGTCCTCGATCAGCTCGACATGCTCGGCGAGGAGGTCGTGCCGGTGCTGCGGGCGGAGTTCGCCAAGGGGCGCGCGGCGGATGTGCCGGACGCGCCGACGCACGCCTCTCTGCTGGCCGCGGCGCAGGACGCCTCGAAGCAGGAGGCCGAGAAGGAGACCGTCGTATGA
- a CDS encoding response regulator transcription factor produces MLLAEDDRAIRHALERALTLEGYRVTAVADGVEALAQAHRTPPDILLLDVMMPGIDGLQVCRVLRAEGDRTPILMLTALVETADRIAGLDAGADDYVVKPFDVEEVFARLRALLRRTGTGERASRSTAPVGGHASHVAKEPALPERQLTAAGLRMDLQARRVWRGTRELELTRTEFELLELLVRNAGIVLDHSTIYDRIWGYDFGPGSKNLAVYVGYLRRKLDEPGASQLIHTVRGVGYVLRED; encoded by the coding sequence GTGCTGCTCGCCGAGGACGACCGTGCCATCCGCCACGCCCTGGAGCGGGCCCTGACTCTGGAGGGCTACCGGGTCACCGCGGTCGCCGACGGGGTCGAGGCGCTCGCCCAGGCGCATCGCACACCGCCGGACATTCTTCTCCTCGACGTGATGATGCCCGGCATCGACGGCCTCCAGGTGTGCCGGGTGCTGCGCGCCGAGGGGGACCGCACGCCGATCCTGATGCTCACCGCGCTCGTGGAGACCGCCGACCGGATCGCCGGCCTGGACGCGGGCGCGGACGACTACGTCGTCAAGCCGTTCGACGTCGAGGAGGTCTTCGCCCGGCTCCGTGCGCTGCTGCGGCGCACCGGCACCGGCGAACGCGCCTCCAGGAGCACCGCTCCCGTCGGCGGACACGCCTCGCACGTGGCGAAGGAACCCGCCCTTCCCGAGCGGCAACTCACCGCCGCCGGACTGCGGATGGACCTCCAGGCGCGACGCGTGTGGCGCGGGACGCGCGAACTGGAGCTGACCCGGACGGAGTTCGAGCTGCTGGAACTGCTCGTGCGTAACGCCGGGATAGTCCTCGACCACTCCACGATCTACGACCGTATCTGGGGCTACGACTTCGGCCCGGGCTCCAAGAACCTCGCCGTGTACGTCGGTTACCTGCGCCGCAAGCTCGACGAGCCGGGCGCGTCGCAGCTGATCCACACGGTGCGTGGCGTGGGTTACGTCCTCCGGGAGGACTGA